In Anaerobacillus isosaccharinicus, one genomic interval encodes:
- a CDS encoding ABC transporter permease: protein MSLMDILSLVIPATVFLAAPLIFTALGGLFSERSGVVNIGLEGLMIIGAFTGIVSALYFEGLGLGVWSPWLALIAAVLVGALFSLFHAVASISLKADQIVSGVALNFLALGLTVFLVRSIFGKGQTDYITYRISRENIPLLQDIPFLGPLFFQRVYYTSFIAILVAVIVWYVVFYTPFGLRLRSVGEHPMAADTMGIKVNKMRYIGVMLSGAFAGMGGAVFALTTAGNFAGNTIAGQGFMALAALIFGKWHPLGALGAALFFGLAQSLSITGQAIPFLQNVPQVYLLIAPYVLTILALAGFVGKAEAPNAIGKPYEKGSR, encoded by the coding sequence ATGAGTTTAATGGATATTTTATCGTTAGTGATCCCGGCCACAGTTTTTTTAGCCGCTCCGTTGATTTTTACTGCATTAGGTGGCTTGTTTAGTGAACGCTCCGGTGTTGTTAATATTGGGTTAGAAGGTTTAATGATCATTGGAGCCTTTACGGGAATTGTTTCTGCCTTGTACTTCGAAGGCTTAGGCCTTGGGGTATGGTCTCCATGGCTTGCATTAATTGCTGCAGTATTGGTTGGAGCGTTATTCTCGCTCTTTCACGCAGTTGCTTCTATTTCGTTGAAGGCTGATCAAATCGTAAGTGGTGTAGCATTAAACTTCTTAGCATTAGGTCTAACAGTCTTCTTAGTTAGAAGTATATTTGGAAAAGGGCAAACAGATTATATTACGTATCGTATTTCTAGAGAGAATATACCTTTGTTACAAGACATTCCTTTTTTAGGACCACTATTCTTTCAGAGAGTTTATTACACTTCTTTTATTGCGATTTTAGTAGCAGTAATCGTTTGGTATGTTGTGTTTTATACACCATTCGGTTTACGTCTACGCTCAGTAGGGGAACATCCGATGGCTGCAGATACGATGGGAATTAAAGTTAATAAAATGCGTTATATCGGTGTTATGCTAAGTGGCGCTTTTGCAGGAATGGGTGGAGCAGTATTTGCCTTAACAACTGCTGGTAACTTTGCTGGCAATACGATTGCCGGTCAAGGATTTATGGCTTTAGCTGCATTGATTTTTGGTAAATGGCATCCACTTGGAGCGCTTGGAGCAGCATTATTCTTCGGTTTAGCCCAATCATTAAGTATAACTGGGCAGGCTATTCCATTTCTTCAAAACGTTCCACAAGTATACTTATTAATTGCGCCTTATGTATTAACAATACTAGCTTTAGCTGGTTTCGTAGGTAAAGCTGAAGCACCTAATGCGATTGGTAAACCATATGAAAAGGGTAGTAGATAG
- a CDS encoding ABC transporter permease encodes MIHKWLNRGKITNILVPLISVFLGIFVGAIIMLFIGQNPIVGYMALLSGVFGDIYYFGEMLRMMTPLIFAGLAVAFAFRTGLFNIGVEGQLIVGWLASVAVGILVDAPLFIHLPLAIAAGALAGALWGFIPGLLKARFQVHEVIVTIMMNYVALYVSNYLIRTYLLAPGERTERISATASLASPFLQSITDFSRLHYGFFLAIFACFVLWFLLWKTTLGFELRAVGYNKHASHYAGMNVNRNIVLAMVISGAFAGIAGAMEGLGTYGYMSILAGFTGTGFNGIAVALLGANTSIGVFLAAALFGGLTVGAPNMQSQAGVPPELVNIVIALIIFFVASSYLIRLVINRLQKEGK; translated from the coding sequence ATGATCCATAAATGGTTGAATAGGGGTAAAATAACGAACATCTTGGTTCCGTTAATCTCAGTTTTTTTAGGGATTTTTGTTGGTGCTATCATTATGCTTTTTATCGGGCAAAATCCAATAGTTGGATACATGGCTTTACTTTCTGGAGTATTTGGAGACATTTATTACTTTGGCGAAATGCTCAGAATGATGACACCACTAATTTTTGCAGGACTAGCAGTTGCTTTTGCCTTTCGAACTGGATTGTTTAATATTGGTGTTGAAGGTCAATTAATTGTAGGTTGGTTAGCATCGGTCGCTGTTGGGATTTTAGTTGATGCACCGCTATTTATTCACTTACCTTTAGCTATAGCTGCTGGAGCACTTGCTGGTGCTTTATGGGGTTTCATACCTGGATTATTAAAAGCACGATTTCAAGTTCATGAGGTAATTGTAACAATCATGATGAACTATGTTGCCTTGTACGTCAGTAACTACCTAATTCGAACCTACTTATTAGCTCCTGGTGAGAGAACAGAGAGAATTTCAGCAACAGCGTCGCTTGCTTCGCCATTTTTACAATCAATTACTGATTTTTCTCGTTTGCACTATGGTTTTTTTCTAGCGATATTTGCGTGTTTTGTTCTTTGGTTTTTACTGTGGAAAACGACGTTGGGCTTTGAGTTGCGTGCAGTTGGGTATAATAAGCATGCTTCCCATTATGCTGGGATGAATGTGAATAGAAATATTGTTTTAGCTATGGTCATTTCTGGTGCTTTTGCTGGTATAGCAGGGGCAATGGAAGGATTAGGAACATACGGGTATATGTCTATTTTAGCTGGCTTTACTGGTACAGGTTTTAATGGAATTGCCGTTGCGTTACTGGGCGCCAATACTTCTATTGGAGTATTTTTAGCAGCTGCTTTGTTTGGTGGCTTAACTGTAGGTGCACCGAATATGCAATCACAAGCTGGGGTTCCTCCAGAACTAGTCAATATTGTTATTGCATTAATCATTTTCTTCGTAGCTTCAAGCTATTTAATTCGACTCGTTATTAACCGGCTCCAAAAGGAGGGAAAATAA
- a CDS encoding ABC transporter ATP-binding protein: protein MNNIRKEFPGIVANDNITLQLRQGEIHALLGENGAGKSTLMNILFGLYQPDKGEIKVRGEKVDITNPNVANRLGIGMVHQHFMLVENFTVAENIILGNEPTIAGRINIKKAEKDVQALSEKYGLKVDPKAKIEDISVGMQQRVEIIKTLYRGAEILIFDEPTAALTPQEINELIQIMKALVKEGKSIILITHKLKEIMSVCDRCTVIRRGKGIGTVEVRESNPDALAAMMVGREVNFTVEREKAQPKHDALSVKDLVVRDIRKIPVVNGLNLEVKAGEILGIAGVDGNGQSELIEAITGLRKIESGTITLNGKDLTKLKTRKVTEAGIAHIPQDRHKHGLVLDFSVAENIVLQTYYQEPYSKRKVLNFPAIFEKSKKLIEEYDVRTPSEQTLARALSGGNQQKAIIAREIDRSPELLIAAQPTRGLDVGAIEFIHRKLIEERDKGRAVLLVSLELDEVLNISDRIAVIYEGKIVAIVDPEETNEKELGLLMAGGKSEIVGEQQ, encoded by the coding sequence ATGAATAATATCCGGAAAGAGTTTCCGGGAATTGTAGCAAATGATAATATTACACTCCAGCTTCGTCAAGGTGAGATCCATGCACTACTGGGAGAAAATGGTGCTGGCAAGTCTACATTAATGAATATTCTATTCGGGCTTTATCAACCTGATAAAGGTGAAATCAAAGTTCGAGGAGAAAAGGTGGATATTACGAATCCAAATGTAGCTAATCGTTTAGGAATTGGAATGGTCCATCAGCATTTTATGCTTGTTGAAAATTTTACTGTTGCTGAAAATATTATTTTAGGAAACGAACCGACAATAGCTGGAAGAATTAATATTAAAAAGGCAGAGAAAGATGTCCAAGCACTTTCTGAGAAGTATGGTTTAAAGGTAGATCCAAAAGCAAAAATAGAAGATATCTCTGTTGGAATGCAACAACGAGTTGAAATTATAAAAACTTTATACCGTGGCGCAGAAATTCTGATTTTCGATGAACCTACAGCAGCATTAACTCCACAAGAGATTAATGAACTAATTCAAATTATGAAAGCATTAGTTAAAGAAGGAAAATCAATTATTTTGATTACACATAAATTAAAGGAAATTATGTCTGTATGTGACCGTTGTACAGTTATTCGCCGTGGTAAAGGAATAGGGACAGTAGAAGTTAGAGAATCGAACCCTGATGCCTTAGCAGCGATGATGGTTGGTCGAGAAGTTAACTTTACAGTTGAACGGGAAAAAGCTCAACCTAAACATGATGCCTTATCTGTAAAAGATTTAGTTGTCCGTGATATTCGTAAAATCCCGGTCGTTAATGGGTTAAACTTGGAGGTTAAAGCTGGAGAAATTTTAGGGATTGCTGGGGTAGATGGCAATGGCCAATCTGAACTGATTGAGGCAATTACGGGTTTACGTAAAATCGAGAGTGGGACGATCACGTTAAATGGAAAAGATTTAACGAAACTGAAAACAAGAAAAGTAACGGAAGCAGGAATTGCTCACATTCCTCAAGATCGGCATAAACACGGTCTTGTCCTCGATTTCTCTGTTGCTGAGAATATTGTCTTACAAACGTACTATCAAGAACCATACTCTAAAAGGAAAGTGTTAAATTTCCCTGCTATTTTTGAGAAATCTAAAAAGCTTATTGAGGAATACGATGTTCGTACACCTAGCGAACAAACATTAGCAAGAGCATTATCTGGTGGAAATCAACAAAAAGCGATTATTGCAAGGGAAATCGATCGATCACCAGAGTTACTAATAGCAGCTCAGCCGACACGTGGATTAGATGTTGGTGCTATTGAATTTATCCATCGCAAACTAATTGAAGAGCGAGATAAAGGTAGAGCAGTTTTACTCGTTTCCTTAGAATTAGATGAGGTCTTAAATATAAGTGATCGTATTGCAGTTATCTACGAAGGGAAAATAGTAGCAATTGTAGATCCAGAGGAAACGAATGAGAAAGAGTTAGGACTTCTCATGGCTGGTGGGAAAAGTGAAATAGTAGGTGAACAACAATGA
- a CDS encoding BMP family lipoprotein translates to MKKFPILMSLTLAVGTLLSACGQGADPAPADPTPTPGGGDAPTEETTDFSVKMVTDVGGVDDKSFNESAWEGLQQFKADFGATVDYLQSSTDADYQPNINRLVREGNDLVFAIGFLMGNDVKTVAEQQADARLAIVDMVVEGDDGNLLDNVANITFSEHEGSFLVGVIAGLTTKTNKVGFLGGVDGFLIKKFESGFKAGVKAVNPDAEIFVQYAESFNNAALGQQIAGTIYTQGADIIYHAAGGTGNGLFTEAKERKRAGEDVWAIGVDKDQHAEGLPENVTLTSMIKRVDQAVYLVSERTMNGDFPGGQIVEFGLQQEGVGIAPTTENVSAEALEAVEDYKTRILNGEINVPMTEDEYQAYLQDL, encoded by the coding sequence ATGAAAAAATTTCCAATTTTAATGTCACTTACCTTAGCGGTTGGGACATTACTGTCAGCTTGTGGACAAGGGGCAGATCCAGCTCCAGCAGATCCTACACCAACACCAGGTGGTGGCGACGCTCCAACTGAGGAGACAACAGATTTTTCAGTGAAAATGGTTACAGATGTTGGTGGAGTAGACGACAAATCGTTTAACGAATCAGCATGGGAAGGTTTACAACAATTTAAAGCAGACTTTGGTGCAACGGTTGACTACTTACAATCAAGTACAGATGCTGACTACCAACCAAATATTAACAGACTAGTACGCGAAGGAAACGACTTAGTTTTCGCTATCGGTTTCTTAATGGGCAATGATGTGAAAACAGTTGCAGAGCAACAAGCAGATGCTCGTCTAGCCATTGTTGACATGGTTGTAGAAGGTGATGACGGCAACCTATTAGACAACGTTGCTAATATTACGTTTAGTGAGCACGAAGGGTCATTCTTAGTGGGTGTCATTGCAGGCTTAACTACGAAAACAAACAAAGTTGGTTTCCTTGGTGGAGTTGACGGGTTCTTAATTAAGAAGTTTGAAAGTGGATTTAAAGCAGGGGTAAAAGCAGTTAACCCAGATGCTGAAATCTTTGTTCAATATGCTGAATCGTTTAATAATGCTGCATTAGGACAACAAATTGCAGGTACGATTTACACTCAAGGTGCTGACATTATTTATCATGCAGCAGGTGGTACTGGTAATGGATTATTTACAGAAGCAAAAGAACGTAAACGTGCAGGTGAAGATGTTTGGGCAATTGGTGTAGATAAAGACCAACACGCTGAAGGGCTTCCTGAAAACGTAACATTAACTTCAATGATTAAGCGTGTAGACCAAGCTGTTTACCTTGTTTCTGAAAGAACAATGAACGGTGATTTCCCAGGTGGGCAAATTGTTGAGTTTGGTTTACAACAAGAAGGTGTAGGAATTGCACCAACGACAGAAAACGTATCAGCTGAAGCGTTAGAAGCTGTTGAAGATTACAAAACAAGAATTCTAAACGGTGAAATTAACGTTCCAATGACTGAGGATGAATATCAAGCTTATCTTCAAGACCTATAA
- a CDS encoding class I SAM-dependent methyltransferase gives MEFYNQLSQYYDIIFPLNKQSVDFIKEHLVDGPVLDLAAGTGNHALALARDGFQVTATDLDENMVVKIKEKAALDEVTIIALPLAMEELDQLKDKSFSTIICLGNSLVHLNSLESVKSVTTTIYDLLDQNGKLMIQIVNYDRVLNEGITELPLINREKEQISFRRIYKHEENKILFKGELTIGGETLENEISLLPITSQQLVDVLTSVGFSKINLFGSFKGEPFEINSPALIIEATKH, from the coding sequence ATGGAATTTTACAACCAATTAAGTCAGTATTACGACATTATCTTCCCACTAAATAAGCAGTCTGTTGATTTTATTAAAGAACACCTAGTTGACGGACCAGTCCTTGATTTAGCTGCGGGAACAGGAAATCATGCATTAGCTTTAGCAAGAGACGGATTTCAAGTTACTGCAACTGATTTAGATGAAAATATGGTTGTTAAAATAAAAGAAAAAGCAGCACTAGACGAAGTTACGATCATTGCCCTCCCACTCGCAATGGAGGAGCTTGACCAATTAAAGGACAAGTCTTTTTCGACAATTATTTGTTTAGGCAACTCCCTCGTTCACTTAAATAGTTTAGAGTCAGTTAAAAGCGTGACAACTACTATTTACGATTTGTTAGATCAAAATGGAAAATTAATGATACAAATTGTAAACTATGATCGTGTATTAAATGAAGGTATAACTGAGCTACCATTAATCAACCGAGAAAAAGAACAAATTAGCTTTCGTCGTATATATAAACATGAGGAAAATAAGATTCTCTTTAAAGGAGAACTTACAATAGGCGGGGAAACACTAGAAAACGAAATTTCTTTACTGCCAATTACGAGTCAACAACTAGTTGATGTTTTAACTAGCGTTGGCTTTAGTAAAATTAATTTGTTTGGCTCATTTAAAGGTGAACCCTTTGAAATAAACTCACCAGCACTAATCATCGAAGCTACTAAGCACTAG
- a CDS encoding phosphotransferase enzyme family protein: MEQNVEILFKDEVVKQGAELFNLNSSSLKKLGSFENYVFSGERDGKDCILRFTHSSHRTKQQVEAELAWLQFLQKNQAPVCGPFKSANGQLVEVISAEETFFFVSLFEKAEGNAVNVNAPEFNQKLFFAWGKATGILHRLSDEYVEKEKIIKRPDLVDEFRFQFAPSIPKDDAVQENVEKVLTRIKQLPKDKERYRLIHSDIHSGNFFFDGEKITIFDFDDCSYHHIIGDIAIPIYYSVWFNNSISDKAKFINEIFLPAFMKGFLTENPINLQLLNDIPLFLKLRDCELYGVLHKKWDLTSLNEKQVALLSEIRERIVSETPIVEVNFDNLN; this comes from the coding sequence TTGGAACAAAACGTTGAAATTTTATTTAAAGATGAAGTAGTAAAACAAGGAGCCGAATTATTTAATCTAAATTCCTCTAGTTTAAAAAAATTAGGTAGCTTTGAAAATTACGTATTTTCAGGAGAAAGAGATGGGAAGGATTGTATTCTTAGATTTACTCATAGTAGTCACCGAACGAAACAACAGGTAGAAGCAGAATTAGCTTGGCTTCAATTTCTCCAAAAAAATCAAGCACCAGTCTGTGGCCCATTCAAATCTGCGAATGGACAATTAGTAGAAGTGATTTCTGCTGAAGAAACTTTCTTTTTTGTTAGCCTTTTTGAGAAGGCTGAAGGAAATGCTGTTAACGTTAATGCACCAGAATTTAATCAAAAATTATTCTTTGCTTGGGGAAAGGCCACAGGAATATTACATCGACTGAGTGATGAATATGTTGAAAAAGAAAAGATCATTAAAAGACCCGACTTAGTTGATGAGTTTCGATTTCAATTTGCCCCATCGATTCCTAAAGATGATGCCGTACAAGAAAACGTCGAAAAAGTGTTAACGAGGATTAAGCAATTACCAAAAGATAAAGAGCGATATCGCCTCATTCATTCTGACATTCATTCTGGTAATTTCTTTTTTGATGGCGAAAAAATCACCATATTTGATTTCGATGATTGTTCTTACCACCATATTATTGGGGATATAGCCATTCCTATTTACTATTCGGTCTGGTTTAATAACAGTATTTCAGATAAGGCCAAATTTATTAATGAAATATTCTTACCAGCCTTTATGAAAGGTTTTTTAACTGAAAACCCAATAAATTTGCAATTACTTAACGATATACCACTATTTCTTAAATTAAGGGATTGTGAGCTTTATGGTGTTCTTCACAAAAAATGGGATCTAACATCTTTAAACGAAAAACAAGTAGCGTTGCTCTCTGAAATTAGAGAACGTATCGTTTCAGAAACGCCTATTGTTGAAGTAAATTTTGATAACCTTAATTAA
- a CDS encoding DUF3189 family protein, whose translation MIYIYNCYGGTHSSALAAAYHLNRLPKDRIPTKEEILNIDIFNKLTTKDMGRMIYHGNDEEGHKVYTVGRGSSKALVPALKELLLLVNEDHQTTDKVILSNASPTVPIAMTFGGLFSRRLRIHFIGVPLLIKGAQQTYHNIITLVEKTKSTARTTGKNVEVLENKNLEVNKLF comes from the coding sequence ATGATTTACATTTATAATTGTTACGGTGGCACACATTCATCTGCATTAGCAGCAGCATATCATTTAAATAGATTACCTAAAGATCGAATCCCAACTAAAGAAGAAATATTAAATATTGATATTTTTAATAAGCTTACAACAAAAGATATGGGAAGAATGATTTATCATGGGAATGACGAAGAAGGCCATAAAGTATATACAGTAGGTCGTGGAAGTTCTAAAGCATTAGTTCCAGCTTTAAAGGAGCTTCTTCTTCTTGTTAACGAAGACCACCAAACAACTGACAAGGTGATACTTTCAAATGCTTCACCAACAGTTCCTATAGCGATGACTTTTGGCGGCTTGTTCTCAAGGCGTCTCCGTATCCATTTTATCGGGGTTCCTCTCTTAATTAAAGGTGCACAACAAACGTATCACAATATCATTACGCTAGTTGAGAAAACGAAATCAACTGCAAGAACCACAGGTAAAAATGTAGAGGTTTTAGAAAATAAAAATCTAGAAGTGAATAAGTTGTTTTAA
- a CDS encoding YqeG family HAD IIIA-type phosphatase codes for MKFFKPDYEFDHFTDLSLQLLKENNIHAIFSDLDSTLAAHNELGDDEFTKWHENLEANDIKLVVVSNNSQGRVDRFTKPYNIIGYGRCNKPLPSKIRKIMEEIGVKSSNSIFLGDQLFTDVTCGKLLHMKTVLVQPLGEQHEPWTVRWKRGLEASIKKRW; via the coding sequence ATGAAATTTTTTAAACCAGATTATGAATTTGATCACTTTACTGATTTATCGCTTCAATTGTTGAAAGAAAATAATATTCATGCTATTTTTTCAGATTTAGATAGTACGCTAGCTGCACATAATGAATTAGGTGATGATGAATTTACTAAGTGGCATGAGAACCTCGAAGCAAATGATATTAAGTTAGTTGTGGTTTCAAACAATAGTCAAGGTCGTGTAGATCGATTTACAAAACCTTACAATATTATAGGGTACGGAAGATGTAACAAACCTCTTCCAAGTAAAATCAGAAAAATTATGGAGGAAATCGGTGTAAAAAGTAGCAACAGCATCTTTTTAGGAGATCAGTTATTTACGGATGTTACGTGCGGAAAACTTCTGCATATGAAAACAGTCCTAGTACAACCATTAGGTGAACAACATGAACCATGGACGGTACGTTGGAAAAGAGGCTTGGAAGCAAGCATAAAAAAGCGTTGGTAA
- a CDS encoding HD-GYP domain-containing protein, whose product MRMISIQEYDRRTMQLAEPIIDYRKRILLASGSTIHPKYMEKLMEIGIKSLIIEDAKSVGITLDEMIDMPTWIDAISSVEIAFQQVRVGKEIAINELQNTVKTLINEVLQRKAIILIPTSSIDEKLSRYAHAVNVALISLQIGRRLNLNQLQLNGLGLGCLLHDIGKALTADPLQHPEKGFQALKSNREISLLASHIAYQHHEAIDGSGYPRGIKGNDILEFAQICSVANDYENMISKDGIQPHEAIERIMALVEKKYSHAVVLSFTNGIISYPPGTHIRLNNGLFGIVTRIDSHLHRPIVKVQGISEEVDLSEQSTLFIQKVYNDDLGVKQD is encoded by the coding sequence ATGCGAATGATTAGCATTCAAGAGTACGATCGAAGAACGATGCAGCTTGCGGAGCCGATCATAGACTATCGTAAGCGAATTTTATTAGCCAGCGGTTCCACAATTCACCCTAAATACATGGAGAAATTGATGGAAATTGGCATAAAAAGTTTAATTATCGAAGACGCAAAATCCGTAGGAATAACATTAGATGAAATGATTGATATGCCTACATGGATTGATGCTATTTCAAGTGTTGAAATAGCATTTCAGCAAGTTAGGGTAGGAAAAGAAATCGCCATTAATGAACTTCAGAACACAGTAAAGACGCTTATTAATGAAGTTTTGCAACGGAAAGCAATAATTCTGATACCTACCTCTTCTATTGATGAAAAATTATCACGATACGCCCATGCTGTTAATGTTGCGCTTATCTCTCTACAAATAGGAAGAAGGTTAAACTTAAATCAATTACAGCTAAATGGACTTGGGCTAGGCTGCCTTTTACATGACATAGGGAAAGCACTAACAGCCGACCCACTACAACATCCAGAGAAAGGTTTTCAAGCATTAAAATCGAACCGCGAAATTTCACTGTTAGCTTCGCACATCGCTTATCAGCACCATGAGGCAATTGATGGATCAGGTTATCCAAGGGGCATTAAGGGAAATGATATATTAGAATTTGCCCAAATTTGTAGTGTTGCGAATGATTATGAAAATATGATCTCAAAGGACGGCATCCAACCTCATGAAGCTATTGAGAGAATAATGGCTTTAGTAGAAAAAAAATATAGTCATGCTGTTGTACTTAGCTTTACAAATGGAATTATAAGTTATCCTCCAGGTACTCATATTCGTTTAAATAATGGATTATTTGGAATCGTGACTAGAATAGATAGTCATTTACACAGACCTATTGTTAAAGTACAAGGTATAAGTGAAGAAGTGGATTTAAGTGAACAGTCGACCCTATTTATTCAAAAAGTTTATAATGACGACTTAGGAGTAAAACAAGATTGA
- a CDS encoding response regulator has translation MAKILIVDDAAFMRMTLKNIISQAGHEVVGEAGNGIEAVETYKSTQPELVTMDITMPEMDGIEALKEIKKLDPKARIVMCSAMGQQGMVIEAIQSGAADFIVKPFNAERINESIGKVLSR, from the coding sequence TTGGCGAAAATTTTGATTGTAGATGATGCTGCTTTTATGAGAATGACGTTAAAGAATATTATTTCACAGGCTGGCCACGAAGTTGTTGGAGAAGCTGGGAATGGAATTGAGGCTGTTGAAACATATAAGTCTACACAGCCTGAGCTTGTAACGATGGATATTACGATGCCAGAAATGGACGGGATTGAAGCATTAAAAGAAATTAAAAAATTGGATCCAAAGGCTAGGATTGTTATGTGTTCGGCGATGGGACAGCAAGGAATGGTAATTGAAGCGATCCAATCAGGAGCAGCAGACTTTATCGTAAAGCCATTTAATGCAGAACGAATTAACGAGTCCATTGGCAAAGTTTTATCGAGATAG